A portion of the Drosophila sechellia strain sech25 chromosome 2R, ASM438219v1, whole genome shotgun sequence genome contains these proteins:
- the LOC6609123 gene encoding uncharacterized protein LOC6609123, translated as MEDRGELSLVKKVVHSLVVSSPGKLTVEQMMRDYLSEEGCTLPYSKLGFKDAESFLRSIPDMVTVTGHGQMAWITAVATAKSAHIQQFVRCQKKSKNRGLHKPKYCYASEPSNLVFINERASKSKNKKAPSQTYQRPSNLKLPVSYPNYSRLLFPVHTPVIYANIDQMIITRQQQSTFRPQRTSFPCNANSKSLKVNGWSQNGQKPEPSKEQNHQTHPETSTENKQDVPAQESEKENEELAKAFENLSVGVAPTGYQEKLEYEIYEDDEDEFVRDPFIYGEVKDPDQVLSSEDGSDHISMTTTQYNAVRPLDPPEDCLHYASSDDGEDENAIPSYAVDDRVLGVDYPKDAVRSDFTLPSRVIESIIEVQQRIRVQLVSLVNPHNFNFWIYNEEFKDYESQFANMQTFYDNCASENYTMPLFLITTDHLCVVRGTSGWERAKVLGYRSSNNKISIEVELVDIGDIICVCQRNVKFLLKQFALLPRQCLSGRLAFITQWKAPKWSAEVVSFFHEMILLRQLYAKVEAIKNNTAYLVLVDTERHAHTINLNRALIESGWVRRCTSV; from the exons ATGGAGGATCGTGGAGAGTTAAGCTTGGTGAAGAAGGTGGTCCACTCGCTGGTGGTGTCCTCACCAGGAAAACTGACAGTCGAGCAGATGATGCGGGATTACCTCAGCGAAGAGGGCTGCACTTTGCCCTACAGCAAACTGGGATTCAAGGACGCCGAATCCTTTCTCCGATCCATTCCGGATATGGTTACG GTGACGGGCCACGGACAAATGGCATGGATAACTGCAGTAGCCACTGCCAAATCAGCGCACATTCAGCAATTCGTCCGTTGCCAAAAGAAGTCCAAGAATCGAGGCTTACACAAACCCAAGTATTGCTACGCCTCCGAGCCATCCAATCTGGTCTTCATTAACGAACGCGCCTCtaaaagtaaaaacaagaaagcTCCGTCCCAAACTTATCAAAGGCCCAGCAATCTGAAACTTCCTGTTTCGTATCCCAACTATAGTCGACTATTATTTCCCGTCCATACGCCTGTTATCTACGCTAATATTGACCAAATGATCATCACCAGACAGCAACAG AGTACCTTTAGACCACAAAGGACAAGCTTTCCATGTAACGCCAACTCCAAGTCATTGAAAGTTAATGGTTGGTCACAGAACGGCCAAAAACCGGAACCCTCAAAGGAGCAAAACCATCAGACACATCCTGAAACATCTACTGAGAATAAGCAAGACGTGCCAGCTCAGGAATCAGAGAAAGAAAACGAGGAATTGGCCAAAGCTTTTGAAAACCTTTCCGTGGGCGTTGCTCCCACTGGTTACCAAGAAAAGCTAGAGTACGAAATATATGAGGATGATGAGGACGAATTTGTCAGGGACCCCTTTATCTATGGAGAGGTTAAAGATCCAGATCAAGTGCTTTCATCCGAGGATGGGTCTGATCACATATCGATGACCACAACTCAATATAATGCTGTCAGGCCGCTGGATCCGCCGGAGGATTGCTTACACTACGCGTCTTCTGACGATGGGGAAGATGAAAATGCCATTCCATCTTATGCTGTC GACGATCGGGTTCTAGGCGTTGACTACCCTAAGGATGCGGTTCGTTCTGATTTCACACTGCCTTCTCGCGTTATTGAGTCCATTATTGAGGTACAGCAGCGCATTAGGGTGCAGTTAGTGAGCTTGGTCAATCCACACAATTTCAACTTCTGGATATATAACGAAGAGTTTAAAGACTACGAGTCACAGTTTGCCAATATGCA AACGTTTTATGACAATTGTGCCTCGGAAAATTACACAATGCCACTGTTTTTGATAACTACGGATCATCTCTGTGTGGTTCGCGGTACGAGTGGCTGGGAAAGGGCCAAAGTATTAGGCTACCGGTCcagtaacaacaaaatatCAATCGAGGTTGAGCTGGTGGACATAGGCGACATAATCTGCGTGTGCCAGCGGAATGTTAAGTTTCTGCTCAAGCAGTTCGCCTTGCTGCCACGGCAATGTTTGTCCGGTCGATTGGCGTTCATAACGCAGTGGAAGGCTCCAAAATGGTCCGCAGAAGTTGTTAGCTTCTTCCACGAAATGATATTATTGCGCCAACTTTACGCCAAGGTCGAAGCTATTAAG AACAATACTGCCTATCTTGTGCTAGTTGATACGGAAAGACATGCACACactattaatttaaatagagCGCTCATAGAATCTGGTTGGGTGCGCCGCTGCACAAGTGTATAG